In Natator depressus isolate rNatDep1 chromosome 9, rNatDep2.hap1, whole genome shotgun sequence, a single genomic region encodes these proteins:
- the LOC141993103 gene encoding V-set and immunoglobulin domain-containing protein 4-like — protein MEKLVWLVVFVNSFTFCSAILELTGPHDLEGTWKSSITLPCVYVPSQDFVQQTVIWTLERDQSPSTIFRRDSSDDHILLSQYRGRVSVPNSRPGDVSLEIEKLEVSDSGHYTCKVTWRAQDKSLLTRERTTRVNVVKVAVTKPIIRPGTLGFTVPKGARTSLTCSVSGSPPIIYRWFKGEPGGNAVPVSNHAVLMFESLQTSDMGKYYCEAENRASSRVIRQSDAVQLTVREYQGTSLPLYLIILIVVLPVAVVCVVIAVVLCKRETKKDNPNEVTCPNSKNHTRGETYSGVNDKCTYEEAKSRGENNYTSQPVEKNEYETIGTMKNNDYATLVKATASEYELGDVP, from the exons ATGGAAAAGTTAGTGTGGCTAGTGGTGTTTGTGAATTCCTTCACCTTCTGCAGTG CCATCCTGGAACTGACTGGCCCCCACGACCTTGAAGGGACATGGAAGAGTTCCATCACCTTGCCATGTGTCTACGTGCCTTCCCAGGACTTTGTGCAGCAAACAGTCATTTGGACCCTGGAACGAGATCAAAGCCCTTCCACCATCTTTCGAAGGGATAGCTCTGACGATCACATCCTGTTGTCACAGTACAGAGGTAGGGTCAGCGTGCCAAATAGCAGGCCAGGCGATGTGTCTCTTGAAATTGAGAAGCTTGAAGTCTCAGACAGTGGACACTACACTTGCAAAGTCACCTGGAGAGCCCAGGACAAGAGCCTGCTAACAAGAGAGAGAACCACTAGAGTTAATGTCGTTAAAG TTGCAGTGACTAAACCCATCATCAGACCAGGCACTCTGGGATTCACTGTACCAAAAGGGGCTCGGACAAGCCTGACCTGTTCTGTCAGTGGGTCCCCACCCATCATCTACCGATGGTTCAAGGGAGAGCCAGGAGGAAACGCAGTGCCTGTGAGCAATCACGCCGTACTCATGTTTGAGTCTCTGCAAACGTCTGACATGGGGAAATATTACTGTGAAGCAGAAAACAGAGCAAGCTCACGAGTCATACGGCAGAGTGATGCAGTGCAGCTGACTGTGAGGG AGTACCAGGGGACCAGCCTGCCCCTCTATCTCATCATCCTGATTGTCGTGCTCCCTGTGGCTGTGGTGTGTGTTGTCATTGCGGTCGTCTTGTGTAAGAGAGAGACCAAGAAGG ATAATCCTAATGAAGTAACATG TCCTAACTCCAAGAACCACACAAGAGGAGAGACTTATTCAGGAGTCAATGACAAGTGCACATACGAGGAAGCAAAATCTAGAGGTGAAAACAACTATACGTCACAGCCTGTGGAAAAGAATGAATATGAGACAATTGGCACAATGAAAAACAATGACTATGCAACTCTTGTGAAAGCAACAGCATCTGAATATGAACTGGGGGATGTTCCATAG